The following nucleotide sequence is from Carassius gibelio isolate Cgi1373 ecotype wild population from Czech Republic chromosome A24, carGib1.2-hapl.c, whole genome shotgun sequence.
ACATTGTCAtcaaagtttacaaaaaaaatgctgcGTGATCAGCACTCCAAACTGGTTTctctatgctgtttttttttctgtttaatagCCTCAAACAAAACTCTGTTGTTGCCATGAGGTCTGCATGTATTCTGTCTCACTGTATCGAGGGTTTATGTACAGGAAGTGGAAACTGAAACGTTTTTTGTCCACTATCACAGATGTCAAAGGAGGCCTTATCGCATCTTTGGAGGAAGAACCCAGAGAGGGAGGGGACCTCCGTCTGGTCTGTATAGCCAATAGGCACCTCTATTCAGACCTGTCATGGTATAGATTAACAAATCAATCCTCAACATCAGAGGGAGCTTCAGTTGTCGCAGGGGTGCTCACAGAAGGGCAGTTCTCTCACACTCTGTACCTTCTGCTGAGGAATGTGACTGCACAGGATTCGGGAATGTACCGCTGTTCCACCACACACCTGCTTACAGGAGAACATACACACCTAGATACAGCAGTGGAGATCACAGGTGTGTCTTTAAGAGTCATtgtgttcaacacacacacacacacacatattcatgcTGTCCTTAAAGGGTTTGTTTATTCAaacatgaacattctgtcattcatttactcacccttctgttgttccagacctgtatgactttctttgttGCATGGAACACAATGTGAATATTCCTGGCTTCTGTTTTCCATAGAATTAAATATGCACTTTATATGCATATTATATGTATAGTCTATTTTTTTCATGCACATACTTATAGGACATTTTTGGATGTGCAATAACAGCTTCGGCATCAGAGTTACTCAGCATCAACAAGAAAAGCATACCGTTTCAATAAGACAAACAAGCGAGTGATCTTTGGCACTTTGATGGGGTACGAAATAGGGTGTGAAACTCTTAAAATGTCATTgttataaacattattaaacaatAGTTTTATATTCTGAACATATATTGATGGACATATAGTATATTGCTGCATCATCTGTACAACTGAATATGCTTAGAAATGCAAGCATATCAGAAAAACCAGTATACTGCAGGTCAGAACACAGAGACAACAGATACTTACTTTAAGTCACATAAGGATGTGCATGCAGACACCCACACATTTAGAGACAGAGGCGGAAAGCGAAacaaaaagagagggagaaagtcAGAGCAAAAGGGGTTCTTGGGAACTGGGTCCCAGAGCTTCCTGTAGCCCTTCTCTTCAAGGCTGTGTGAAGCATAACCTCTTTGTTGTGGGAATGAGATCTAGTCAGGAGGAAGAACACACAATGGCACTTCCCACTTTGCCACATTTACAGGCTGCTTCACATGGCCAAAGAACAATCAGCCAATCAGCCACTGTCACAGAACGAGGAAAGGGACAATAATCAATTGTGTCCAGGATTAAAATATCTGAAGCAGGAgtaagtcttctctttttcaagAGTTTATGTAATGGTTGTTCATATGAAGGACCCCTTGGTTttttaataggttttttttttcatgcaaagtgAGTTTATTCTACACTAATTAAGCTGTGATTCTTTAATATTAATCTACATAAATTTGACACTTCATTGTAAAACTTTCAACAGCTTAAGCAATAGAAAGCGTCCTTGGCTGGCTAACCCGGAAATATCAGTTGAGTCCATGAAATGCTGAATGTGTCATTAAGACAAACAGAGGGATTTTTCTGAATGGCACAAATCCAATGGCTGCAATTCAAACATTCCAGGCCTCAATCTGAAATGAAAGAAATACAACTAGCGGCCTATTCACACTTCTATAACAATAACAAACCACGTCACACGTAAATCACTCAGCTGCTTTATAAGGCGGATGTGTATTGCTAAGTGCCTCATGTGACTGCTGTGATTTCCGTCACTCTCCCTAGGGGTGTTTTTGATCTTTTTGATTAAACTGCTTCAGTGGACATGAAACGTCATGCGTAATGACCCCTGACTTGAGCCCTTTTTGTCTCACACTGTACAGTTCTACAGGCACCGGTGCTGCTGCGAAATCTGAGCGATCACATTGTTAACGTTAGCAACTCAGTCACTCTTCGCTGCCCCGCTCGAGGAATTCCATACCCCCAGATCACATGGTATAAGGACCAAAGGAAGCTGCAGCAGGTGTCTGGTGAGACAAGCATTGTGTACTTTTTGATAAATTATTTGAAGTATCTGTATTTGAATATGTTGCACGTTTCATTTATTGACAGGAATTATGCTGTTTCCAGAGGAAGGGACTCTTCACATCTACCGTATTTCAGTTGAAGGCCAGGGACTTTATACCTGTGAGGCCACCAGTGAAAGAGGGTCTGTGGAGAGCTCCGCCCACAATTGGGTTCAAAGTAAGCTACTGCTTTGTCCTTTGTCTCAAGACCtgagaatacattttattttgttctattattattttaactctgTTATCTTTATGGCAAGTGTACATTAAatagtaattaattaataaataatttttgttctAAAACAGAACAGTATTAATTTAGCAGCTGGTAAACAATGAAAATCACAGTTAAATcaacatttactgtatatacactgtatactgtatagactggggtcagtaagatatttttattattattttatcctgCAGCGATACATTTTATtagatcaaaagtgtcagtaaattGTTacgaaaaaatatttttcaaataaacgctgcTCTTTTGGACtctgtattcatcaaagaatccagggggaaaaaaaacacaatttccacacaaaaacaatattaagccgcacaactgtgttcaacattgataacaataagaaatgtcacttgggcagcaaatcggcatattagaatgaattcttaTGGATCAtgtgactagagtaatggcttctgaaaataaattatatttaaaaatacattaaaataaaaacagttactttaaaattgtaataatatttcacaataatgcaatttttactatataaaaaaaataataatgatgatgatgataatgcagCCCTCGTGCATCGgaccccagacttttaaacttttaatgcaTGCATGAATATTCCTTTTACATAGATTCGTGTTGGTATTAGTTTTCGTTCTCTTTCTCTCAaatcttttttactcacaataaaACTTGTATGTCGGATGCTTCTAAAAACGGTGCTGAGAGGAGACGTTCACGCTGTTCTCATCCGATAGGTCAGGAAGGAAACTGTCTCCCATTTTCATTTCCCACAGATGGCCTTGGCTTTTCAACCCTTAAACTGTTTACCTATAGGTTCATTTGTTTAGCTGTTTCTATAGAGGCTAATGCATTACTCATGACCTATAGGGAGTTGTCATGCTCATGGGGACAAATGTGATCCGGGATATGTCCCACTGATCCCtctctttttatttctgtctttaAAGACACATATTATGTGacaacacttatttatttatcccATAGGTTCACCTGAGTCCCTTTTTCTGGAGATCCCAACTCTAGCGTGTACGTGCGTGGTGGCCACCCTCTTCTGGCTGCTTCTCACACTGCTGATTCACAAACTCAAACAGGTGAGAGCAAATCACCACGCATGAAGACCAATAGAAACTGCTTATACTACAGTACCAtgtaatatatatctatattatgtGTGTCATTCTCAGCCAAACTCCACTAATGGCAAAGCAGAGTACCTGCCAATCATCCTGCATCCAGGGGAGGAGCCTCTGGTTGAGCACTGTGACAGGTTACAGTATGATCCCGCCCAATGGGAGTTTCCACGTGACCGCCTTAAACTAGGTCAGTTgtgtatgtgctttataagttgTATTGATTCTGTTATTTGATATACTGATATGTTCTATATTGTCCTGTTCTCCAGAAAAGCCCCTTGGGCGAGGGGCATTTGGGTGAGTAATGCAGTCCTCAGCTTTCGGCATTTGCAATTCAGCCAGCTGCACCACAGTGGCTGTCAAAATGCTTAAaggtatgtttttaaatattaaaactgctCAAGGACCTTAAAATTACATGTTGTGTAATAACAAGCCTATTAAGCAAATATACATCACTTAGTGTCAGGAGCTATGTCTATCTTGTTCCTGCAGATGGCGCTATGCCCAGTGAACACAAGGCTCTGATTACATAACTGAAGATCCTCAATCATATTGGTCATGACCTCAATGTGGTCAATCTTCTTGGTGCATGTACCAGAACAGGAGATTATTTTATCTGTAAACCCTCAGTGTTTGGCTTAACTGTATGCCGActataaaagtgatatttaaaaccTAATATGTAGACTACCATTCAAAATCTTGGGGTCagcatgttttttgtttgtttttttaggaaatgaatgctttttattcagcaaagatacatcaaattgatcaaaagtgacagtaaagacatgtataatgttacaaaaggtttatgtattttttaaatgctatttctttacctttctatttatcaaagaatccaaaaaaaaaaaaaaaaagattactgttttccacattttttttattaagcagcacagtttttttcaacaatgataataataagaaatatttctgaatgttagaatgatttctgaaagaccatGTGACGtgggagactggagtaatgattatgaaaacatttaataatttattaaaatagaaaacagctataaattgttatattatcttacaatattaatgtttttactgtatttttgcttaaatagCATAGGGGGAAAAAATCGAAACTTTTGAACAACATATAGGGTGttgttctgtatttttaaatttgtatgattttttttcagggCCTCGTATGGTCATAGTTGAATACTGTGAGTTCAGCAAGCTGTCTGCATACTTGAGAGGTGTTCCTGTTGAATAGGgttagtctatctatctatctatctatctagttaaTTTTCACTTCAacagtttcatttcatttatttttttacagtccgTCATCAACTATTTCTAAAATACAGTCTTTTATTAGTTTTGCAGAATGTCATTCAGAAAGTCTAATGAATGTCACAGTATTTTAAGCAGGCAACTGTGGGTTTGCGGACTCTATATATGTCTGATGTCAAGTTTATAGACTTCTCTTATTTCCTTCTGAAATAAACAGACCAGTGTTCATCAAGATAAGAGAGTCATACTTCCCTCAGTGTGACCACTTCTAAAGCTGCTTACATCCTTGAATGACCTCTGCAAAAGCTTCGTACAAAGAGCATTGTGTTTCTGTGATAGTCATTGAGTGCTGATCCAAGATCAGTGGGGCATAGTGCTAATGTATGAAATACACCTTTTATTTAACACACAGTGATATGTTGAACTGTTCATTATTCACTAGATGTGTTCCCACTGAATGGCTGTTCATTGTTGTGTGTGTCTGCCTCAGGTGAACACAGAAGAGGAGGGATATAAAGGACGATTGTCCAGTGTGTCCAGCAGCCAGAGCAATGCCAGTTCAGGGTTTAGTGAACAGAAAGGAGAGATCTCAGAGGAGGACAGAGGTGAGCTTACATCACATGCATGAtgtcatttcatttattaatatgcaATGAACCATAAAACTTGTAGAACAGTATCTCCAACTAGtacaataatgatttatttaGAAGCAAAAATACATGAAGGGGATAgtctacatacatacatacatacatatatatatatatatatatatatatatatatatttttttttttttttcttctttttcttcttcttcttttttattggGGGGGAGGGCAGCATATCAAATCAGCATGTAGAATGAAttctgaacgatcatgtgacactgaagactgaagtaatgtgAAAAATTCATATTTGCCAAACCcagaaaacaaattacattttataaaaaaaaattaattagaaaatctttaaattgtaaaattttaaatggtaaaaatacttgtatattaattgtattattttctaaaataaatgcataaatcattctttcagaaacattaaaacattttaacacccACAAATCTTTGAACGCTAGTATCCACGATCCtgatgttccaaacctgaatgactatCTTTCTTCCACGGATCCAAAATATTCTTCAGGATACTGCACAAAAATTCAccttttgtgttacacagaagaaataaagtcagatttGACATGAGAGTAAAGAGAGTAAACAattaattgcttttttttaaacaaatctattTTGATCCTAATACTAAAATTAGACATGTTTGTGTCAGTTCATTTAAGAGAGACTAAAGTCTCACTGTTTGTCTTCTGCAGTTTCTCTTCCCGAATCCAACAACCCTCTTCTGCTTGAAGACCTGATTTCTTACAGCTTTCAGGTAGCCAGAGGCATGGAGTTTCTCGCCTCTCGCAAGGTAAAGGATCTCAAGGAATATGAACTTGGTTGAATCAAAAAGTTTcgttttttcatgttttcagtGCATTCATCGTGACCTTGCTGCCAGAAACATCCTGTTGTCCAACAACAATGTGGTGAAGATATGTGATTTTGGCTTGGCCCGAGACGTTTACAAAGACCCAGACTATGTGCGCAAGGGAGATGTAAGTGTTCTTCTATCAATAAATCAAAGTTAATGGTCATCAATATAAAGaatgtgtgtaatgaatgtgttttgcaatgaaGGCACGGTTACCACTGAAGTGGATGGCACCTGAATCGATCTTCAACAAAGTCTTCACCTCTCAGAGTGACGTGTGGTCATATGGAGTTCTGCTCTGGGAGATCTTCTCACCTGGTGATGTCTGAATACTCTTTACGTTCATCAGATAATTCAAGCATAACACAATCCCTTTGAAATATGGCACAACAGAACGATCAGCTTTTGTCGTTCTGCCATGTCACAGCAAGAGAATGAAAGTGAGGAAAACTCATGAAAGTGAAACTTTATACAAAGTGACTGACTACATTAGACACGCCCACATGAACAGTGCCATGTAACAGTGTTTCTGGTCCACAGGAGCGTCTCCGTACCCGGGGCTCAACATTAATGAGGAGTTTTGTCACAGACTGAAGCAGGGGACTCGGATGTGTCCTCCTGAGTACAGTACCACAGAGACGTCAGTTCTCACACCTGAATACACCATATAAAACTGTCCTGTGAACCAATACATGGGATTTGTCTGACAGTTCTAGCATTATGATGGCATGCTAGGAAAATAAGCCTGAAGACAGACCTTCTTTCTCTGCTCTTGCGGATCTACTGGGTGACCTCCTGCAGACCTGCGTCCAACAGGTGGGACATTATTAAGTGTGTTTATTAAGCCATTTTCCTTGTTTTTATTTGACTGGTCAGAACTTTTTCTTAAACAGGATGGAAAGGATTATATTCCACTGAACACTATTATTCCTGGAGAAGGAAATACTGTCACAGCACAACTTGACCAGAAAGACATAAGCCAGAAAACACTGCCAACTTCAAGGTACAAATATATGTTAatatgttaatgtattaactaaataTGTCAAATGACGTGAAATGCAATACGTAAAAttctaaacatattta
It contains:
- the LOC127946442 gene encoding LOW QUALITY PROTEIN: vascular endothelial growth factor receptor 1-like (The sequence of the model RefSeq protein was modified relative to this genomic sequence to represent the inferred CDS: inserted 2 bases in 1 codon; substituted 2 bases at 2 genomic stop codons), with translation MFDILFVMIFGLSGRVLTKDTDTKGRFSSPVLDVTEKQLIIERNQTLQLNCRGRWELQWVLPSGVPKVYHGTQIKETRCGKKNNQYCSRLMLSPALAQHTGSYRCRYRQKHRKQTSVYVYITDSQRPFVKVQSEIPEVVYMKEGEPLVFPCRVTNPDAKVSLVKFPFHPIAPDYRNIIWNSKHGFTIRSPTFFYIGLFSCETIVNGVKYSNRFLTHRPVNKILDVYLNSTGLVHMLQGQMLALNCTVTAEWNARVSISWTYPQKANGSANIIRRISRSRTNMLFYSVLTIPSLSTADRGLYKCHVTSGPSKRETNATVIVYDQPFIRLKHRDGPVVQASAGQKSFRLTPKLKAFPAPEVIWLKDGMVAAEQCSRYHVDRFSLVIRDVAEEDAGIYTILTGIQQYGLFQNLTLTLVVNVKPQIGEKTVSSQQPGTVQRGSRQALHCTSHGVPPPKIQWLWHPCPPKGLCEKPPPSSWTAVRKKTEVTSTHNPILTMSHRQEVLEGKNKTVGILTVGEALISGIYRCVASNLMGKDELDIHFYVTDVKGGLIASLEEEPREGGDLRLVCIANRHLYSDLSWYRLTNQSSTSEGASVVAGVLTEGQFSHTLYLLLRNVTAQDSGMYRCSTTHLLTGEHTHLDTAVEITVLQAPVLLRNLSDHIVNVSNSVTLRCPARGIPYPQITWYKDQRKLQQVSGIMLFPEEGTLHIYRISVEGQGLYTCEATSERGSVESSAHNWVQSSPESLFLEIPTLACTCVVATLFWLLLTLLIHKLKQPNSTNGKAEYLPIILHPGEEPLVEHCDRLQYDPAQWEFPRDRLKLEKPLGRGAFGXVMQSSAFGICNSASCTTVAVKMLKDGAMPSEHKALITXLKILNHIGHDLNVVNLLGACTRTGGPRMVIVEYCEFSKLSAYLXEVFLLNRVNTEEEGYKGRLSSVSSSQSNASSGFSEQKGEISEEDRVSLPESNNPLLLEDLISYSFQCIHRDLAARNILLSNNNVVKICDFGLARDVYKDPDYVRKGDARLPLKWMAPESIFNKVFTSQSDVWSYGVLLWEIFSPGASPYPGLNINEEFCHRLKQGTRMCPPEYSTTETSVLTPEYTI